From the genome of Haloterrigena sp. KLK7, one region includes:
- a CDS encoding metal ABC transporter substrate-binding protein codes for MNRTRRSLLGAGGSLLAASAFAGCLDNFDPANREYDAGYAALFSLWDWADRVSGETIEFENPVGTGESGHGWNPPGDLTRDVANAGVFVYLDTPEFSWAQDIASTLESDYDDVVVVDGFAGLDDQLLEWDHGTGSGGHDHENDTETHEDGEHDHEGEEHSHEGENHSHEDDGHDHDRDRSSFDPHAWLDPVFAQDILENIVDGLVEARPDEEETFRANADEYVGVLEDVDRQLEALFDDADRRTAVFAGHDSFTYLEDRYGFELHTPVGVSPNEEPSQGEISETIDHIDENGIDTILYDAFDAPEGRHPPLVETLLDDSDATDAMPLSTASGTLASWDEKGWGYREQMEEINIPAFREALDAQ; via the coding sequence ATGAACCGAACACGGCGGTCGCTGCTGGGGGCCGGTGGGAGCCTCCTCGCGGCGAGTGCGTTTGCCGGCTGTCTCGACAATTTCGATCCCGCCAACCGCGAGTACGACGCGGGATACGCCGCTCTCTTCAGCCTGTGGGACTGGGCCGACCGCGTCAGCGGTGAGACGATCGAGTTCGAGAACCCGGTGGGGACCGGCGAATCGGGCCACGGCTGGAATCCGCCGGGTGACCTGACTCGCGACGTCGCCAACGCGGGCGTCTTCGTCTACCTCGATACTCCCGAGTTCTCGTGGGCCCAGGACATCGCGTCGACGCTCGAGTCGGACTACGACGACGTCGTCGTCGTCGACGGCTTCGCGGGACTCGACGATCAGTTGCTCGAGTGGGATCACGGAACCGGGTCCGGCGGGCACGATCACGAGAACGACACTGAGACGCACGAAGACGGCGAACACGACCACGAGGGCGAGGAACACAGTCACGAGGGCGAGAACCACAGCCACGAAGACGACGGTCACGATCACGACCGCGATCGCTCCTCGTTCGATCCCCACGCCTGGCTCGATCCCGTCTTCGCACAGGACATCCTCGAGAACATCGTCGACGGCCTCGTCGAGGCCCGTCCCGACGAGGAGGAGACGTTCCGAGCCAACGCCGACGAGTACGTCGGCGTCCTCGAGGACGTCGACCGGCAACTCGAGGCGCTCTTCGACGACGCGGACCGCCGGACCGCCGTCTTCGCCGGCCACGATTCCTTCACCTATCTCGAGGACCGGTACGGCTTCGAACTGCACACGCCCGTCGGCGTCTCCCCCAACGAGGAGCCGAGTCAGGGAGAGATTTCGGAGACCATCGATCACATCGACGAGAACGGGATCGACACGATCCTCTACGACGCCTTCGACGCCCCCGAAGGCCGACACCCGCCCCTCGTCGAGACGCTCCTCGACGACAGCGACGCGACCGACGCGATGCCGCTCTCGACGGCCTCGGGAACCCTCGCCTCGTGGGACGAGAAGGGCTGGGGCTACCGTGAGCAAATGGAAGAGATAAACATCCCCGCGTTCAGAGAAGCACTAGACGCACAGTGA
- a CDS encoding YhjD/YihY/BrkB family envelope integrity protein, whose protein sequence is MSTDLRDGLSFGKTVVGGIQEKNVPFMAASIAYQAFISLLPLLVLVFFLVTFVGGDAFAEQVSAATEGFLPDSGQLLIENAIEGSPASAGSTIVGLVVLLWGSLKIFRGLDTAFSEIYGTTNENSFVDQLHDALIVFGVIGAALIFAAVATAIVAFLPEIPFLGVAQSLLLFVVLAIAFFPMYYYFPDVGSSKRQVIPGVVVAAVGWTLLQSLFRVYVSFASSSESAGPLGAILLLLTWLYFGGMILLVGAVVNAVGTGYLEPGADEEAADETDDETAALEEDSIAATDRDPFVDDVAREHEQLADRIETLRRERAQLENDLTAQRERRHHLEDRVDDLEASAERLETTVAELESENERLRRELEERREMEPAWRRGARTVLRHVRTLNVGTVERRK, encoded by the coding sequence ATGTCTACGGACCTTCGGGACGGCCTCTCCTTCGGGAAGACGGTCGTCGGAGGCATTCAGGAGAAGAACGTGCCGTTTATGGCCGCGAGCATCGCCTATCAGGCGTTCATCTCGCTGCTGCCGCTGCTCGTGCTCGTGTTCTTCCTCGTCACGTTCGTGGGCGGCGACGCGTTCGCCGAGCAAGTGTCGGCGGCGACGGAGGGCTTCCTCCCGGATAGCGGACAGTTGCTCATCGAGAACGCGATCGAGGGCTCACCGGCGTCGGCCGGATCGACCATCGTCGGCCTCGTCGTGCTGCTGTGGGGGTCACTGAAGATCTTCCGGGGACTGGACACGGCGTTCTCGGAGATCTACGGGACGACCAACGAGAACTCGTTTGTCGACCAGCTCCACGACGCGCTGATCGTCTTCGGCGTCATCGGCGCCGCGCTCATCTTCGCGGCCGTCGCGACCGCGATCGTCGCGTTCCTGCCGGAGATCCCCTTCCTCGGCGTCGCGCAGTCGCTCCTGCTGTTCGTCGTCCTCGCGATCGCGTTCTTCCCGATGTACTACTACTTCCCCGACGTCGGCTCCTCGAAGCGGCAGGTGATTCCCGGCGTCGTCGTCGCGGCCGTCGGCTGGACGCTGCTCCAGTCGCTGTTCCGGGTGTACGTCTCCTTCGCCTCCAGTTCGGAGTCGGCGGGCCCCCTCGGCGCCATCCTCCTGCTATTGACGTGGCTCTACTTCGGCGGAATGATCCTGTTAGTCGGCGCCGTCGTCAACGCCGTCGGGACGGGCTATCTCGAGCCCGGCGCCGACGAGGAGGCGGCGGACGAGACCGACGACGAAACGGCAGCGCTCGAGGAGGACTCGATCGCCGCGACCGACCGCGACCCCTTCGTCGACGACGTCGCTCGGGAACACGAGCAACTCGCCGATCGCATCGAGACCCTCCGGCGCGAGCGCGCTCAGCTGGAGAACGACCTGACGGCCCAGCGCGAGCGCCGCCACCACCTCGAGGACCGCGTCGACGACCTCGAGGCGAGCGCGGAGCGACTGGAGACGACGGTCGCGGAACTCGAGTCCGAGAACGAGCGCCTACGGCGCGAACTCGAGGAGCGACGGGAGATGGAGCCGGCGTGGCGACGCGGGGCTCGAACGGTGCTTCGCCACGTCCGGACGCTGAACGTCGGCACCGTCGAGCGACGGAAGTAG
- a CDS encoding carbohydrate kinase: MPRNVLIAGETLIDFLPERPGPLEDVPGFDRRPGGAPANVAVGLARLEAPPLFWTRVGADPFGRYLETVLDDADLPDRFVERDPDAKTTLAFVTHDETGDREFTFYRDDTADTRLEPGRIDDATLEGLEWVHAGGVTLASDPARTATLDLLERAAAAGCTTSFDPNFRPELWPDAETFASVGREALTHVDVCKATVGELERLGFEATDGESRSAPDAIARAVLEGGTGGDGPHTVFVTRGSEGAVAAASERAPWTDSPGDAESNVRVASHPGFDVDVVDTTGAGDAFVAGAIAALRDGESLEDALTFAGAVAATATTDAGAMAALPTRGAVESLLEDDPTP; encoded by the coding sequence ATGCCTCGGAACGTTCTCATCGCCGGCGAGACGCTCATCGACTTCCTCCCCGAGCGACCGGGCCCGCTCGAGGACGTCCCCGGCTTCGACCGCCGCCCCGGCGGTGCGCCGGCGAACGTCGCCGTCGGCCTCGCGCGACTCGAGGCGCCGCCGCTGTTCTGGACCCGCGTCGGCGCGGACCCGTTCGGCCGGTACCTCGAGACCGTCCTCGACGACGCGGATTTGCCCGATCGGTTCGTCGAGCGCGATCCCGACGCGAAGACGACGCTCGCGTTCGTCACCCACGACGAGACGGGCGACCGCGAGTTCACCTTCTACCGCGACGACACCGCCGATACGCGCCTCGAGCCCGGACGCATCGACGACGCGACGCTCGAGGGCCTCGAGTGGGTCCACGCGGGCGGGGTCACTCTCGCCAGCGATCCGGCGCGGACGGCGACGCTCGACCTGCTCGAGCGGGCCGCCGCCGCGGGCTGTACGACCTCGTTCGATCCGAACTTCAGGCCCGAGCTCTGGCCCGACGCGGAGACGTTCGCCAGCGTCGGTCGCGAGGCGCTGACTCACGTCGACGTCTGCAAGGCGACCGTCGGCGAGCTCGAGCGACTGGGGTTCGAGGCCACCGACGGCGAGTCCCGCTCGGCGCCGGACGCGATCGCTCGAGCGGTCCTCGAGGGCGGGACCGGCGGCGACGGGCCGCACACCGTCTTCGTCACGCGCGGGAGCGAGGGCGCCGTCGCGGCCGCCTCGGAACGCGCGCCGTGGACCGACTCGCCGGGGGACGCCGAGTCGAACGTGCGCGTCGCGAGCCATCCGGGATTCGACGTCGACGTGGTCGACACGACGGGGGCGGGCGACGCGTTCGTCGCCGGCGCCATCGCCGCGCTTCGCGACGGCGAGTCGCTCGAGGACGCACTGACGTTCGCCGGCGCGGTCGCCGCGACGGCGACGACCGACGCGGGGGCGATGGCCGCGTTGCCGACCCGCGGTGCGGTCGAGTCGCTGCTCGAGGACGACCCGACGCCGTAA
- a CDS encoding aldehyde dehydrogenase family protein, which produces MATRAAQRRERLYIDGEWLETENAIPVSDLADGGTFAQVTAADPAAAHAALEAAHEIKPRMRETTVVERAKWCETIAEGLREREEELAEVIVREAGKPISSARGEVGQAAERFDRAAEEARNVVSQGEYREGSTEGHEGWQAIVKHEPIGAVLCITPYNYPLATTALQVAPALAAGNSVLLKPASKTPISAAILADVISEVDGIPDGAFNFVPGEASEIGDVLSGDDRVNAIAMTGSSGAGKHVARESGMVNLHMELGGNAPAIVFDDADLADVAGNCAKGSFKYAGQRCSAVSRVLAHESVHDELVDLIDGEMDAWQAGDLFEEDTAFGPLISVDQADWVETLVEDAIEKGADLVRGGSRRAPEGVPDELADQFFEPTLLANVPHDARIVDEEQFGPIAVVTTFGDEEEAIEIANGSDLALDAAVFTNDHKRAMNVANRVDAGAVRINGAPSHGLGDIPFGGNKDSGIGREGLDASIHEMMREKSIIL; this is translated from the coding sequence ATGGCAACGAGAGCCGCACAGCGGAGAGAGCGACTGTACATCGACGGCGAGTGGCTCGAGACCGAGAACGCGATCCCGGTCTCTGATCTCGCCGACGGAGGCACCTTCGCGCAGGTGACCGCTGCGGATCCGGCTGCGGCCCACGCCGCGCTCGAGGCGGCCCACGAGATCAAGCCTCGCATGCGCGAGACGACCGTCGTCGAGCGCGCGAAGTGGTGCGAGACGATCGCCGAGGGGCTGCGCGAGCGCGAGGAGGAGCTCGCGGAGGTCATCGTTCGCGAGGCCGGCAAACCGATCTCCTCGGCCCGCGGCGAGGTCGGGCAGGCCGCCGAGCGGTTCGACCGCGCGGCCGAGGAGGCCCGGAACGTCGTCAGCCAGGGCGAGTACCGCGAGGGCTCGACCGAGGGCCACGAGGGGTGGCAAGCGATCGTGAAACACGAGCCGATCGGCGCGGTGCTGTGTATCACGCCGTACAACTACCCGTTGGCGACGACGGCATTACAGGTGGCGCCTGCACTCGCCGCGGGTAACAGCGTCCTGCTCAAACCCGCGAGCAAGACGCCCATCTCGGCGGCGATCCTCGCCGACGTCATCAGCGAGGTCGACGGGATTCCGGACGGCGCGTTCAACTTCGTTCCGGGCGAGGCCAGCGAGATCGGCGACGTGCTGTCGGGCGACGACCGCGTCAACGCCATCGCGATGACCGGCTCCTCGGGCGCCGGCAAACACGTCGCCCGCGAGAGCGGCATGGTCAACCTACACATGGAACTGGGCGGCAACGCGCCCGCGATCGTCTTCGACGATGCTGACCTCGCCGACGTCGCGGGCAACTGCGCCAAGGGCTCGTTCAAGTACGCCGGCCAGCGCTGCTCGGCCGTCTCCCGCGTGCTCGCCCACGAGTCGGTCCACGACGAACTGGTCGACCTGATCGACGGCGAGATGGACGCCTGGCAGGCCGGCGACCTCTTCGAGGAGGACACCGCGTTCGGTCCGCTCATCAGCGTCGACCAGGCCGACTGGGTCGAGACGCTCGTCGAGGACGCCATAGAGAAGGGCGCCGACCTCGTCCGCGGCGGGAGCCGCCGCGCCCCCGAGGGCGTTCCGGACGAACTCGCCGACCAGTTCTTCGAACCGACGCTGCTGGCGAACGTCCCCCACGACGCCCGCATCGTCGACGAGGAGCAGTTCGGCCCCATCGCCGTCGTCACGACCTTCGGCGACGAGGAGGAGGCCATCGAGATCGCCAACGGCTCCGATCTGGCCCTCGACGCCGCCGTCTTCACGAACGACCACAAGCGCGCGATGAACGTCGCGAACCGCGTCGACGCCGGCGCGGTCCGGATCAACGGCGCACCCAGCCACGGACTGGGCGACATCCCCTTCGGCGGCAACAAGGACTCCGGCATCGGTCGCGAGGGCCTCGACGCCTCGATCCACGAGATGATGCGCGAGAAGAGCATCATCCTGTAG
- the dpsA gene encoding DNA starvation/stationary phase protection protein DpsA, giving the protein MSTQETVRQSADSVEGNELRLDQEKSEQIVDALNTELANSYVLYHQLKKHHWVVEGAEFLPLHEFLEEAYEHVEEGADEIAERAQALGGVPVSGPSNLEDRATVEFEGEDVYDVRTMFENDLEMYGEIIESMRGSIELAENLGDPATGELLREILVHLEEDGHHFEHYLEDDTLVLEEATK; this is encoded by the coding sequence ATGAGCACTCAAGAGACCGTCCGCCAATCGGCTGACAGCGTCGAGGGGAACGAACTCCGACTCGACCAGGAGAAGTCGGAGCAGATCGTCGACGCGCTGAACACGGAGCTCGCGAACTCGTACGTCCTCTACCACCAGTTGAAGAAACACCACTGGGTCGTCGAGGGCGCCGAGTTCCTCCCGCTCCACGAGTTCCTCGAGGAGGCCTACGAACACGTCGAGGAGGGCGCCGACGAGATCGCCGAGCGCGCCCAGGCACTGGGCGGCGTCCCCGTCTCCGGCCCGTCGAACCTCGAGGACCGCGCTACCGTCGAGTTCGAGGGCGAGGACGTCTACGACGTCCGCACGATGTTCGAGAACGACCTCGAGATGTACGGCGAGATCATCGAGTCGATGCGCGGCAGCATCGAACTCGCCGAGAACCTCGGCGACCCCGCCACCGGCGAGCTGCTGCGCGAGATCCTCGTCCACCTCGAGGAGGACGGCCACCACTTCGAACACTACCTCGAAGACGACACGCTCGTCCTCGAGGAGGCCACGAAGTAA
- a CDS encoding macro domain-containing protein yields MEFDVVQGDIAAQSADALVNAAGTSLEMGSGVAGALRREAGQELNDEATSKGPIDLGAVAVTDPYDLDAEYVIHAAAMPHYGDGQATAESIRDATRNALEAADERNCRSLVIPALGCGVAGFDLAEGAELIAEEIRDYEPDVLEDVRLIAYSEAEYDTIRAATGTGDSSVSTDESESDR; encoded by the coding sequence ATGGAGTTCGACGTCGTTCAGGGCGATATCGCCGCACAGTCCGCCGACGCGCTCGTCAACGCCGCCGGGACGAGCCTCGAGATGGGCTCGGGCGTCGCCGGCGCGCTCCGTCGCGAAGCCGGTCAGGAACTCAACGACGAGGCCACGTCGAAGGGACCGATCGACCTCGGCGCGGTCGCGGTGACCGACCCCTACGATCTCGACGCGGAGTACGTGATCCACGCGGCCGCGATGCCCCACTACGGAGATGGTCAAGCGACCGCGGAGAGCATCCGCGACGCGACGCGGAACGCGCTCGAGGCGGCCGACGAACGCAACTGTCGCTCGCTCGTGATTCCGGCGCTGGGCTGTGGCGTCGCGGGCTTCGACCTCGCGGAGGGGGCCGAACTCATCGCCGAGGAGATCCGCGACTACGAGCCCGACGTCCTCGAGGACGTCCGGCTGATCGCCTACAGCGAGGCGGAGTACGATACGATCCGCGCCGCGACCGGGACGGGCGACTCGTCGGTGTCGACTGACGAGAGCGAGTCCGATCGGTAA
- a CDS encoding universal stress protein, with amino-acid sequence MGRHVLVAMGRTDASDAALEYAFEEYSEAKISVLHVTDGAGPFVRFGGRDPCEYVIPELTAERSGALLPTPDRFTRAQCRRAEQVLSRAHELAERHGREIEPAVRSGGAAREITDYAKERAVDHIVIADHPPTAFRPVFRSVPESVTRNASAPVTTL; translated from the coding sequence ATGGGGCGGCACGTACTGGTGGCGATGGGTCGAACCGACGCGTCAGATGCGGCACTCGAGTACGCGTTCGAAGAGTATTCCGAAGCGAAGATTTCCGTGCTCCACGTCACCGACGGGGCCGGCCCGTTCGTCCGGTTCGGCGGCCGGGATCCGTGCGAGTACGTGATTCCCGAACTGACCGCCGAACGGAGCGGGGCACTGCTCCCGACGCCGGACCGCTTTACGCGAGCCCAGTGCCGACGGGCCGAGCAGGTCCTCTCCCGCGCGCACGAACTCGCCGAGCGCCACGGTCGGGAGATCGAACCGGCCGTTCGCTCGGGCGGCGCGGCGAGGGAGATCACCGACTACGCGAAGGAACGCGCGGTCGACCACATCGTCATCGCGGACCACCCGCCGACGGCGTTCCGGCCGGTCTTCCGGTCGGTCCCCGAATCGGTCACCCGCAACGCCAGCGCGCCGGTCACGACGCTCTGA
- the purM gene encoding phosphoribosylformylglycinamidine cyclo-ligase — protein sequence MTDSADDGSEERLTYAETGVDIAASEDATAALLEAFGSDLRTEYAGLIDIGDRYLALATDGVGTKLLVAEAIEDFSTIGIDCIAMNVNDLVAAGVEPVAFVDYLAIDEPDEALTNEIGEGLAVGLEEADLTMLGGETAVMPEVVKGFDLAGTCAGLAGKDEIFEGEAQAGDALVGFASDGIHSNGLTLAREAVTREHDYTDEFPPNPERSIGEELLRPTRIYTDLLEPMREHGVRAAAHITGGGWTNLLRMGEFEYVVDDPFPAQSVFEFVQEEGNVTDEEMHRTFNMGTGFVVALPEDRAEALAADTDGRIIGRVEEGDSVEIRGLSLS from the coding sequence ATGACCGATTCAGCGGACGACGGGAGCGAGGAACGGCTCACCTACGCCGAGACGGGCGTCGACATCGCGGCCAGCGAGGACGCGACCGCGGCCCTGCTCGAGGCCTTCGGCAGCGACCTGCGGACCGAGTACGCCGGCCTGATCGACATCGGCGACCGCTACCTGGCGCTGGCGACCGACGGCGTCGGCACCAAACTGCTGGTGGCGGAAGCCATCGAGGACTTCTCGACGATCGGCATCGACTGCATCGCGATGAACGTCAACGACCTCGTGGCTGCAGGCGTCGAGCCCGTCGCCTTCGTCGACTACCTCGCGATCGACGAACCCGACGAGGCCCTCACGAACGAGATCGGCGAGGGACTCGCGGTCGGCCTCGAAGAGGCCGATCTAACGATGCTCGGCGGCGAGACGGCGGTCATGCCCGAGGTCGTGAAGGGATTCGACCTCGCGGGCACCTGCGCCGGGCTCGCCGGGAAAGACGAGATTTTCGAGGGCGAAGCCCAGGCCGGCGATGCGCTCGTCGGATTCGCCTCCGACGGCATCCACTCGAACGGGCTGACGCTGGCCCGCGAAGCCGTCACTCGGGAGCACGACTACACCGACGAGTTCCCGCCGAACCCCGAGCGGTCGATCGGCGAGGAACTGCTGCGCCCGACCCGGATCTACACGGACCTGCTCGAGCCGATGCGCGAGCACGGCGTGCGCGCGGCGGCCCACATTACGGGCGGCGGCTGGACCAACCTGCTCCGGATGGGCGAGTTCGAGTACGTCGTCGACGATCCCTTCCCCGCGCAGTCGGTCTTCGAGTTCGTCCAGGAGGAAGGAAACGTGACCGACGAGGAGATGCACCGGACGTTCAACATGGGCACCGGGTTCGTCGTCGCGCTGCCCGAGGACCGCGCCGAAGCCCTCGCGGCCGACACCGACGGACGGATCATCGGCCGCGTCGAAGAGGGCGATTCGGTCGAGATCCGCGGCCTCTCGCTGTCCTGA